Proteins from one Mixophyes fleayi isolate aMixFle1 chromosome 9, aMixFle1.hap1, whole genome shotgun sequence genomic window:
- the FUT7 gene encoding alpha-(1,3)-fucosyltransferase 7, whose translation MIGLRMPLTHKLRHRSALVFALMTLVWNIRFVLFIGSEESLASATNLTVLIWHWPFRKPMDLSGDVCSDLYNIKNCKLTDDRSFYPQSDVVVFHHKELGKSGNEMPDQPRLPKQMWVWATLESPTNTRGLEKWNNVFNWTLTYREDSDIFVPYGEMVPNLVMKFNQSAKTGLVAWVVSNYHHSQERASFFKDLSTYLKVDVYGKANKKPLCPSCLIPTMSCYFFYLALENSVHQDYITEKLWQNSFLAGTVPVVLGPPRQSYEKFIPPDSFIHVSDFPSPKHLADFLVSVTPQRYREFFRWREAYGVKVYTDWRERFCTICSKYPSLPRTKVYSNLDGWFNRRDE comes from the coding sequence ATGATTGGATTAAGAATGCCCTTGACGCACAAACTGCGGCACAGGTCAGCGCTCGTCTTTGCACTGATGACTCTTGTCTGGAACATAAGGTTTGTACTATTTATAGGTTCTGAGGAAAGCCTGGCTTCCGCCACCAATTTGACTGTATTGATTTGGCACTGGCCCTTCCGCAAGCCAATGGACCTCTCGGGAGACGTGTGCTCCGACCTTTACAACATCAAGAACTGCAAACTGACGGACGATCGAAGCTTTTACCCCCAGAGTGATGTGGTGGTCTTTCACCACAAGGAACTTGGTAAGAGTGGCAACGAGATGCCCGACCAGCCTAGACTTCCTAAACAGATGTGGGTTTGGGCAACTCTAGAGTCTCCTACCAATACCCGTGGGCTTGAAAAATGGAACAACGTCTTCAACTGGACTTTGACCTATCGAGAAGACTCTGACATCTTTGTGCCGTATGGGGAAATGGTTCCCAACTTGGTTATGAAGTTTAATCAATCTGCTAAGACTGGCTTGGTGGCCTGGGTTGTTAGTAACTACCACCATTCCCAAGAGAGGGCTTCATTTTTCAAAGACTTGTCAACCTACCTCAAGGTGGACGTGTATGGAAAAGCCAATAAGAAACCTTTATGTCCATCCTGTCTGATCCCAACTATGTCCTGCTACTTCTTCTATCTGGCTTTGGAGAACTCTGTCCACCAAGACTACATCACGGAGAAGTTGTGGCAGAACTCTTTTCTTGCTGGTACAGTTCCGGTGGTGTTAGGTCCACCGCGACAAAGCTACGAGAAGTTTATACCCCCTGACTCCTTTATCCATGTGTCGGACTTTCCGTCACCCAAACATCTGGCCGACTTTCTGGTGTCAGTGACTCCACAGCGTTACAGAGAGTTCTTCCGCTGGCGGGAAGCGTACGGGGTGAAAGTATACACAGACTGGAGGGAGC